AGCCGGTCGACGGCCCCATCAGCGTGCATGCCATCGCACACAGCGTCCGCGCCGAGGGCGTCGCGCGCATTGCGCTGGTCTCGGACGATCCCGCGCAGTTTGCTCCGGCGGACCTGCCGATCGGCGTCACCATCCATCCGCGCGAGGAGATGGATGCGGTCCAGCGCGAGCTGCGGGATGTCCCGGGCGTCTCGGTCCTGATCTACCAGCAGACCTGCGCCACCGAGAAGCGGCGACGCCGCAAGCGGGGGCAGCTCGCCGACCCCAAGCGCTTTGCCTATATCAACGACCTCGTCTGCGAAGGCTGCGGCGATTGCTCGGTCGAGTCCAACTGTCTCAGCGTCGAGCCGAAGGAGACGCCATTCGGCCGCAAGCGCCGGATCAACCTGTCGGCCTGCAACAAGGATTTCTCCTGCCTCAACGGCTTCTGCCCGAGCTTCGTCACCGTCGAAGGCGCGACGCGACGCAAGAAGAGTGCAAGCGAGATCGATGCGGTGGGCCGGGCCGCCACGCTTCCCCTGCCCGTCACCACAACGCTCGATCGACCCTACGATCTGCTCGTGACCGGTGTCGGCGGCACCGGCGTGATCACGGTCGGCGCGCTGATCGGCATGGCCGCGCATCTGGAACGACGCGGCGTCTCGGTGCTCGACTTCACCGGCTTTGCGCAAAAATTCGGCCCCGTGCTGAGCTATCTCCGGCTTGCCGCGTCCCCGGACGCGCTGCACCAGGTCCGCATCGACCAGGGCGCGGCCGATGCACTGATCGGCTGCGACCTCGTCGTCAGCTCCTCGCCCAAGGCATCCGGCACCTATCGCCGCGGCACCCGCGCGGTGGTCAACACGGCGGAGATGCCGACCGGCGACGTCGTGCGTTTCCGCGATGCTGATCTCGCCTCCCCCGCCCGCCTGCGCGCGATCGGCCATGTCATCGGTGAGAGCAATCTCGACACCATCAATGCCAATGCGCTGGCCGAACGGCTGCTCGGCGACGCCGTCTACGCCAACATCATCATGCTCGGCTTTGCCTGGCAGCATGGGCTGGTGCCGGTCTCGCTATCCGCACTGCTGCGCGCGATCGAGCTCAACGGCATCGCGGTCGAGCGCAACAGGCAGGCCTTTGCCTGGGGCCGCATTGCGGCTGCCGATCCGGACTTCTTGCCGGAGGCGAGCGCGACGCCGCAAGCCGAGACGCTGGACCAGATCATCGCCCGGCGCGCCGAATTCCTCACCGCCTATCAGGACGAATCTTATGCGACGCACTATCGGACAATCGTCGCAAAGGTCCGCAACGCCGAAACGGCCCTGAACAGCACGGCGCTGACCGAGGCGGTTGCCCGCGCCCTGTTCAAGCTGATGGCCTACAAGGATGAGTACGAGGTCGCGCGCCTGCATATGCAGAGCGGCTTCCGCGACGAGCTGAAGCGCGAGTTCGAGGACGGATTCAGCGTCCAGTATCACCTCGCCCCGCCGTTCCTGTCCTCCAAGCGCGATGCCCGCGGCCGTCCGCGCAAGCGCGCCTTCGGCCAGTGGATCCAGAGGCCGCTCGCCGTGTTGGCGCGATTGAAGGGATTACGCGGAACGCCGTTCGACCCGTTCGGCTACACGCATGAGCGGCGCACTGAACGGGAGCTGATCAGCTGGTATGAAGGGCTGATCGAGCGCATGCTCGGCAATCTCGACGCAGCGCGACTGTCCGACCTCGTTGTCATCGCAAAAGCGCCGATGGAAATCCGTGGCTACGGACCCGTGAAGGACGCCGCGATCGCCAAGGTGAAGCCCGAGGTCGAGCGGCTCGTTGCGAATTTGACGACATCGGTAACGCAAAAGATGCACGCCCACGATTGACGCGACACCAGTGAGGCCTCAGCCTCCAGACTTTAAGGGGCGCCTGTTGGCGCCTCCGCAATCAGGTGACGCATCATGGATTTCCACCAGTTGACCCTGAGCCAGGCCGCCGCCGACCTCCGCGCCGGAAAAGGCGCGAGCACATCACTCACGACGGAAGCTCTCACCCGTGCCAAGGCCCATGCCGATCTCAACGCCTTCGTGACTCTGGACGAGGCTGGCGCGCTGAAGGCCGCCGCCGCATTCGACGCGAGCGGCGACACCAGCAAGCCGCTCGGCGGCGTTCCCATCGTGATCAAGGACAATATCGAGGTTGCCGGACTTCCGTGCAGCGCCGGCACACCCGCGCTGAAGGACTACATTCCGAAGTCAGACGCGCCCGTGGTCGCCAGGCTGCACGCCGCAGGCGCGGTCATCATCGGCAAGACCAGCATGCACGAGCTCGCTTTCGGGGTCTCCGGCTACAACACCGCGTTCAAGACCGGCGTGGAGTACGGTGTGCGAAACGCCTATGACCGCTCGCTGATCGCCGGCGGGTCCTCGTCCGGGACCGGCGCTGCGATCGGTGCGCGGATCGTTGCGGGCGGGCTCGGCA
The genomic region above belongs to Bradyrhizobium arachidis and contains:
- a CDS encoding indolepyruvate ferredoxin oxidoreductase family protein, giving the protein MDAIPSLDSYELSDRYDRDEGRVFLTGTQAIVRIALDQIRRDRAAGLNTAGFISGYRGSPLGGMDLELWRIQERLKHDAIEFLPAVNEDLAATAVLGSQQVETQGDREVDGVFGLWYGKGPGVDRSGDALKHGNAYGSSPRGGVLVVAGDDHGCVSSSMPHQSDVAFMSWFMPTLHPASVSEYLEFGEYGYALSRFSGMWVGFKAISEIVESGASVALRPPRAFRPPDFTPPPGGLHYRWPDLPGPQIEERLEAKKHAVYAFAKANPIDRHIYDIPNASYGIVTTGKAHLDLMEALRLMGLDEAACRSIGIDIYKVGMVWPLALHDAMEFVKGKREILVVEEKRGIIESQFKEYFYDYPGTKPERMVGKHDERGGRLISWIGELSPRALAGVLARRLDPMFPGLNLAARAAALMPEAARTITVAGATRTPYFCSGCPHNISTKVPEGSKALAGIGCHFMASWMDRETSSLIQMGGEGVNWAASSRFTGNKHVFQNLGEGTYYHSGSMAIRQAIAAKANITYKILFNDAVAMTGGQPVDGPISVHAIAHSVRAEGVARIALVSDDPAQFAPADLPIGVTIHPREEMDAVQRELRDVPGVSVLIYQQTCATEKRRRRKRGQLADPKRFAYINDLVCEGCGDCSVESNCLSVEPKETPFGRKRRINLSACNKDFSCLNGFCPSFVTVEGATRRKKSASEIDAVGRAATLPLPVTTTLDRPYDLLVTGVGGTGVITVGALIGMAAHLERRGVSVLDFTGFAQKFGPVLSYLRLAASPDALHQVRIDQGAADALIGCDLVVSSSPKASGTYRRGTRAVVNTAEMPTGDVVRFRDADLASPARLRAIGHVIGESNLDTINANALAERLLGDAVYANIIMLGFAWQHGLVPVSLSALLRAIELNGIAVERNRQAFAWGRIAAADPDFLPEASATPQAETLDQIIARRAEFLTAYQDESYATHYRTIVAKVRNAETALNSTALTEAVARALFKLMAYKDEYEVARLHMQSGFRDELKREFEDGFSVQYHLAPPFLSSKRDARGRPRKRAFGQWIQRPLAVLARLKGLRGTPFDPFGYTHERRTERELISWYEGLIERMLGNLDAARLSDLVVIAKAPMEIRGYGPVKDAAIAKVKPEVERLVANLTTSVTQKMHAHD